A window of the Haloquadratum walsbyi C23 genome harbors these coding sequences:
- a CDS encoding ABC transporter substrate-binding protein encodes MSNDQSQAQTTSTSRRRFLQSTAAVSTVTGLAGCITGSSTGSQANSLTFMQWSGEFGETAERVLKEPFEEEFDVTINQVPLPSPSDMLSKLQAGSADFDLVSHWDYTLYRGVQNDLFQEIPLGEVPNVRDRVRDQFNPTSVQYDPGNEPHHAPYSVSGWGMTYNSNAMDEPSSWQALLTDEMQDNVSLASWMSCWLGVAAKRAGVPFAEIPNRMDEIWAAIGEFDDASQTWWGTGQEMERLLTNESVLAGSFWFARTYRLRVDNDVPVRYTVPEEGAPAWIETYTIPNGVDESKKQLALEFIDYINREEVQERFGRELRYAVPYDFNDIPSDHIYNDHPELPLLNTERLEPMLQNIYNSNYNDYTNEFQQQTG; translated from the coding sequence GTGAGCAACGATCAATCTCAAGCTCAAACGACATCTACATCTCGTCGCCGATTTCTACAGAGCACCGCTGCTGTGTCTACTGTTACTGGACTTGCTGGCTGCATCACAGGCAGCTCTACTGGGAGTCAAGCAAACAGTCTCACATTCATGCAGTGGTCTGGTGAATTTGGTGAAACTGCAGAGCGTGTATTGAAAGAGCCATTCGAAGAGGAGTTTGATGTGACAATTAATCAAGTCCCGCTCCCTAGCCCATCAGATATGCTCTCAAAACTCCAGGCTGGAAGTGCGGATTTTGACTTAGTCTCGCACTGGGATTATACTCTTTATCGAGGCGTCCAAAACGATTTATTCCAGGAAATCCCACTCGGTGAAGTGCCGAATGTTCGCGACCGGGTTCGAGATCAATTCAATCCGACGTCGGTGCAGTACGACCCAGGCAATGAACCACATCATGCTCCATATTCAGTTAGTGGATGGGGGATGACATATAATTCGAATGCAATGGACGAGCCATCCAGTTGGCAAGCTCTACTGACGGATGAAATGCAAGATAACGTGAGTTTGGCAAGTTGGATGAGTTGTTGGCTTGGTGTTGCAGCAAAACGTGCAGGTGTTCCATTTGCCGAAATTCCAAATCGAATGGATGAGATATGGGCTGCAATCGGTGAATTTGATGATGCCTCACAGACATGGTGGGGAACAGGTCAGGAGATGGAGCGATTACTGACGAATGAGTCTGTTCTCGCTGGATCGTTCTGGTTTGCACGAACATACCGACTCCGCGTTGACAACGATGTCCCTGTCCGATATACAGTTCCCGAAGAGGGTGCTCCAGCATGGATTGAAACATATACAATCCCAAATGGTGTCGACGAGTCAAAGAAACAACTCGCACTTGAGTTCATTGATTATATCAACCGTGAAGAAGTTCAAGAACGATTCGGTCGTGAGCTTCGATATGCCGTACCATATGACTTCAACGACATCCCAAGTGATCATATATACAACGACCATCCCGAGCTTCCACTTTTGAACACCGAACGGCTTGAACCAATGCTACAGAACATTTATAACTCAAATTATAACGATTATACAAACGAATTCCAACAGCAAACGGGCTAA
- a CDS encoding ABC transporter ATP-binding protein, with protein sequence MDAQTVVELSGLTKRYGDVTAVYDLSFSVQRGEFFSILGPSGCGKSTTLRTIAGFENASEGTIKIDGEDITGTPAHQRETGMVFQNYALFPHKSVGENIGFGLKMDSVPKPEREDRVAEMLATVDLDGFEQRMPSELSGGQQQRVALARALIIQPSVLLLDEPLAALDLQLRQNMRFELQQIQDRLDITTIYVTHDQEEALSMSDRILVLDGGTAQQIDTPRELYNNPRNRFVADFIGEANILQTQFKSSTHDTIELEPEFSSMNTVSLEKNGLDTNVFSKGEQIYLNIRPEDIMIRPPDEDLTNGLTAKITNKTFIGKTTQFVATVGNNQEILAEATGLAAQQSIATGDTVSLTWSRDDCTIIGEHRE encoded by the coding sequence ATGGATGCACAAACCGTCGTGGAATTATCGGGACTGACTAAGCGGTATGGAGATGTTACTGCAGTCTATGATCTTTCTTTTTCTGTCCAACGAGGCGAATTCTTCTCAATTTTAGGTCCAAGTGGTTGTGGGAAGTCGACAACATTACGAACGATTGCTGGCTTCGAAAACGCTAGCGAGGGGACAATCAAAATCGATGGGGAAGACATTACAGGCACCCCTGCACATCAACGCGAGACTGGTATGGTTTTTCAAAATTATGCACTGTTCCCACACAAAAGCGTTGGTGAGAATATTGGATTTGGGCTCAAAATGGATAGTGTTCCGAAACCAGAGCGTGAAGATCGGGTAGCAGAGATGCTTGCCACCGTTGATCTCGATGGATTTGAACAGCGAATGCCAAGTGAACTCTCTGGTGGACAACAACAACGAGTTGCATTAGCCCGCGCTTTGATCATTCAGCCTTCGGTACTCCTGCTGGATGAACCACTCGCAGCGCTTGATCTGCAACTTCGACAGAATATGCGGTTTGAACTACAACAAATCCAAGACCGACTTGATATCACAACAATTTATGTTACACATGATCAGGAGGAGGCACTCTCAATGAGCGACCGTATCTTGGTGTTAGATGGCGGAACAGCTCAACAAATAGACACACCCCGAGAACTGTATAATAACCCACGTAATCGGTTTGTTGCTGACTTTATTGGAGAGGCAAATATTCTCCAAACACAATTTAAATCTTCTACACATGATACTATTGAACTTGAACCAGAATTTTCCTCAATGAATACGGTTTCACTCGAAAAAAACGGACTTGATACAAACGTATTCTCCAAAGGTGAGCAGATTTATTTGAACATTCGTCCGGAAGATATCATGATTCGTCCACCAGATGAGGATCTTACAAATGGACTCACCGCCAAGATAACAAATAAAACATTCATCGGCAAGACAACCCAGTTCGTCGCGACAGTTGGCAACAATCAAGAGATACTTGCAGAAGCCACAGGGCTAGCTGCTCAGCAATCGATTGCCACTGGTGATACGGTTTCGCTTACATGGTCACGTGATGATTGTACTATTATTGGTGAACATCGCGAATGA
- a CDS encoding CBS domain-containing protein translates to MTELRVKDVMTTPMLTLEAETSVSEAADAMRKATIKSVVVVSDGCQPAGIFTSTDALSVIADGVPTDETTVKEYMTTGVETVSPDVALAAAAEQMHEGGYSHLPVADADGDGVGILTKTDIAEVISDPVIDDAISTVNE, encoded by the coding sequence ATGACCGAATTACGCGTCAAAGACGTGATGACGACACCAATGTTAACCTTAGAAGCAGAGACATCGGTAAGTGAAGCTGCCGACGCGATGCGCAAGGCGACAATCAAATCTGTTGTTGTTGTCAGTGACGGATGTCAACCGGCGGGTATCTTTACTTCAACAGACGCATTATCGGTCATAGCAGACGGTGTCCCGACGGATGAGACAACTGTCAAAGAATATATGACGACTGGTGTCGAAACCGTCTCCCCAGATGTGGCACTCGCTGCGGCTGCCGAGCAGATGCATGAGGGTGGATATAGTCATCTACCAGTGGCTGATGCCGACGGTGATGGGGTTGGGATCCTAACAAAGACTGATATTGCCGAAGTCATCTCTGACCCGGTAATCGATGATGCTATCTCGACAGTCAACGAGTAG
- a CDS encoding ABC transporter permease: MSSVEPRQWVTDLYMLISDPIETWFDQQKSYIPLLQLAPGLIWVLGLLGSSVGIILMYSFLESAPLSAETPVITIANYQTVFATTYYLTVLLRSFLIAVTVTMISLLIAYPAAYHIAFMNSRFRNLYLLMLILPFWINLIIRTFAWQLILGQSGLINYVLVSLVGIFETPLQLLYSPWAVIIGLVHVFMPFAVIPVYTSIQRIDHSHIEAARNLGANRLQTFYEVTFPQTLPGIAASSVIVFVLSFGSFVIPNMLGGQGNLMIGNIIAQLFGESFDWALGSAMATLFIITVIILVYIFNRIIGLRSLYGSDAA, from the coding sequence ATGAGTTCTGTTGAGCCACGACAATGGGTAACTGATCTGTATATGCTCATCAGTGACCCAATCGAAACTTGGTTTGATCAGCAAAAATCATATATCCCACTTTTACAACTTGCTCCTGGACTCATCTGGGTGCTTGGACTACTTGGTAGTTCAGTAGGTATTATTTTAATGTATAGTTTTCTTGAATCTGCACCGCTCTCTGCGGAAACACCGGTAATCACTATTGCAAACTATCAAACAGTCTTTGCGACTACGTATTATCTGACAGTCCTTCTCAGATCATTTCTTATTGCTGTGACCGTCACAATGATTTCATTATTGATTGCATATCCAGCAGCATATCATATCGCATTCATGAATAGTCGATTTCGAAACCTGTATTTATTAATGCTTATTTTACCATTTTGGATAAATCTGATAATCCGAACCTTTGCTTGGCAACTTATCCTTGGACAAAGCGGACTCATCAATTATGTTCTCGTGAGTCTAGTGGGCATTTTTGAAACACCACTACAACTACTTTATTCTCCGTGGGCGGTCATTATCGGACTTGTACATGTATTCATGCCGTTCGCGGTAATCCCAGTATATACTTCAATTCAGCGCATTGATCATTCGCACATAGAAGCAGCACGCAACCTCGGGGCAAATCGACTCCAGACATTCTATGAGGTAACATTCCCGCAAACACTTCCGGGGATTGCAGCTTCTTCAGTAATTGTGTTTGTCCTTTCATTTGGCTCATTTGTTATTCCAAACATGCTTGGCGGGCAGGGTAATCTTATGATCGGCAATATTATCGCACAACTCTTTGGAGAGAGCTTTGACTGGGCACTTGGAAGTGCAATGGCAACATTGTTTATTATTACTGTCATTATATTGGTATACATCTTTAACCGCATCATCGGTCTCCGAAGCCTCTATGGTAGTGATGCTGCATGA
- a CDS encoding ABC transporter permease, whose protein sequence is MSRITQLLGRVSFSSKTGSKILRFETIALFIFLYLPILVVIILSFSADSVPSFPISGLSIEWYLALIPIGRTFDAQLIRAFLMSVQIGIIAAIGSAVIGTAAAIGMVRNEYARWLFDVDTLNTLFITPMMVPWVVTGIAVLSLYSMVNIAGSFISLILGHILITLPFMIVVVAGQLYGFDRSLEDAARNLGAGPLRTFYEVTLPIISPGVIAGMMFAFTISFDNFTQTFFWTSSTLNTLPVVIFSRINFSLTPVVNAMGTVIVGVSLTMAFLAERLSSRVITD, encoded by the coding sequence ATGAGCCGCATAACGCAACTTCTCGGACGAGTTTCATTCTCCTCGAAAACTGGATCTAAGATACTCAGATTTGAGACTATCGCGCTGTTCATATTCCTCTATTTACCGATTTTGGTCGTTATTATACTTTCTTTTAGTGCTGATTCAGTACCGAGCTTTCCAATCTCTGGACTCTCAATTGAGTGGTATCTTGCGCTCATTCCAATTGGCAGAACGTTTGATGCACAGCTTATCCGTGCTTTTTTGATGAGCGTTCAGATAGGAATTATCGCTGCAATCGGCTCAGCGGTCATCGGCACCGCAGCCGCAATTGGAATGGTAAGAAACGAATATGCACGTTGGCTTTTTGATGTTGATACACTCAATACGCTATTCATTACACCGATGATGGTGCCATGGGTTGTGACTGGGATTGCTGTTCTTTCACTGTACTCCATGGTAAACATCGCTGGCTCGTTCATCTCACTCATCCTGGGACATATCCTGATTACACTCCCATTCATGATTGTTGTTGTTGCTGGACAATTATACGGATTTGATCGTTCATTAGAGGATGCAGCACGAAATCTTGGCGCTGGTCCACTCCGGACGTTCTATGAAGTAACACTCCCTATCATTTCACCAGGTGTCATTGCCGGCATGATGTTTGCTTTTACAATTTCATTCGATAATTTCACACAGACTTTCTTTTGGACATCCAGCACGCTCAATACATTACCAGTTGTCATATTTTCCCGAATTAATTTCAGTCTCACCCCAGTGGTAAACGCGATGGGAACTGTCATTGTTGGAGTTTCACTGACAATGGCTTTTCTTGCTGAACGACTCTCAAGTCGCGTAATCACCGATTAA
- a CDS encoding RNA polymerase sigma factor translates to MDGSGGNIALSERQKEAWKLVEHENMSYGVAAEMMGITKDTLEKHLIACRQRKQDWQHTIEWMNGNSSNTEHE, encoded by the coding sequence ATGGACGGTTCGGGTGGAAATATTGCATTATCGGAGCGACAAAAAGAGGCTTGGAAACTTGTTGAGCACGAAAATATGTCATATGGAGTTGCAGCAGAGATGATGGGAATTACCAAAGATACACTCGAAAAACATTTAATCGCATGCCGCCAGAGAAAACAGGACTGGCAGCATACGATTGAGTGGATGAATGGCAACTCATCTAATACTGAGCATGAGTAA
- a CDS encoding nuclear transport factor 2 family protein has product MTLSSRQIEATRAYYQSIDQDNYTKLTSLLTPEFTHQRSDQTLAGREQFVQFMRDERPVTDTTHVVESIYTDNNEVAVRGRLVQDGELLFEFVDIFSFDEDSMSGLQTYTQ; this is encoded by the coding sequence ATGACGTTAAGTTCAAGACAAATAGAGGCTACTCGTGCCTATTATCAAAGCATTGACCAGGATAATTATACTAAACTTACCTCACTTCTCACACCAGAGTTTACACATCAGCGTTCTGATCAAACACTTGCCGGGCGAGAACAGTTCGTTCAGTTCATGCGCGATGAGCGTCCGGTGACTGATACGACTCACGTCGTAGAGAGTATATACACCGACAATAATGAGGTTGCTGTTCGTGGTCGGCTGGTTCAAGATGGAGAATTACTCTTCGAATTTGTTGATATATTCAGTTTTGATGAAGATAGTATGAGCGGTCTCCAAACATACACGCAGTAA